The following are encoded in a window of Thermoprotei archaeon genomic DNA:
- a CDS encoding pyridoxal phosphate-dependent aminotransferase, translating to MRNINWRSSLLKESPTRRIDRIREMISKEGRDIYLLSTGQPSIPPPKEVREFLSKLLFEESMKLYGYTQSQGIRELREAIVNDLKELGGLDLDPDKNIVVTAGGQEAMFTVLSGILEPGDEVVLMDPTYFGYRPLIEYFGGSIRYVFVSMEDDFQPDIESVKKVVGPKTKALILVSPDNPTGRVIRNDVAKGLAELAKDYDFWLIVDEAYKTLIYEGEHSWVWHSAPERVIGINTFSKDPGIPGWRLGYVYGPEDFIKVAKLISEEIVYCPPSIAQIMVAYYLKSGLRKHFMPKVLSEYRAKRDVLISALQENLSDVRFVRPQGSMFLFADFSEYLNRLNMNGEAFSEKLLTSVGVATVPGNYFSSAKDFIRLSFVSESQERIRRAIELIRKFVDGLLHH from the coding sequence ATGCGTAATATTAATTGGAGAAGTTCGTTGTTGAAGGAGTCTCCAACTAGAAGAATTGATAGGATACGTGAGATGATTTCAAAAGAGGGGCGTGATATTTATTTACTTTCTACTGGTCAGCCTAGCATTCCGCCTCCTAAGGAAGTGCGTGAATTCTTGTCCAAGTTGCTTTTTGAGGAATCTATGAAGCTTTATGGTTATACTCAGAGTCAGGGTATTAGAGAGCTACGTGAAGCTATTGTTAATGATTTAAAAGAGCTTGGCGGTTTAGATTTGGATCCAGATAAAAATATTGTTGTTACAGCTGGTGGTCAAGAGGCTATGTTTACTGTGCTCTCTGGTATTTTAGAACCTGGTGATGAGGTTGTTCTCATGGATCCAACGTATTTTGGATATCGTCCTCTTATAGAGTATTTTGGTGGAAGTATTAGGTATGTTTTTGTTAGTATGGAGGATGATTTTCAACCTGATATCGAAAGCGTAAAGAAGGTCGTTGGTCCTAAGACAAAGGCTTTAATTCTTGTTTCCCCTGATAATCCTACTGGTAGGGTTATCAGAAACGACGTTGCCAAGGGGTTGGCTGAATTAGCAAAAGATTATGATTTTTGGTTGATTGTTGATGAGGCCTATAAGACGTTAATTTATGAGGGAGAGCACTCGTGGGTATGGCATTCTGCTCCTGAAAGAGTTATTGGTATTAATACTTTTTCTAAAGATCCTGGGATTCCTGGATGGCGGCTTGGTTATGTTTATGGTCCCGAAGATTTCATAAAAGTAGCAAAATTGATTAGTGAAGAGATAGTATACTGCCCGCCCTCTATAGCCCAGATTATGGTCGCCTACTATTTGAAGAGTGGCCTAAGAAAGCACTTCATGCCTAAGGTTCTTTCTGAATATCGCGCTAAAAGAGATGTATTAATCAGTGCACTTCAAGAAAATCTTTCAGATGTAAGGTTCGTTAGACCACAGGGATCAATGTTTTTGTTTGCTGACTTTTCAGAGTACTTAAACAGGTTGAATATGAATGGTGAGGCTTTTAGCGAAAAATTACTCACTAGTGTAGGTGTTGCTACTGTTCCTGGTAATTATTTTAGTTCTGCAAAAGATTTTATCAGATTGTCATTTGTTTCAGAATCTCAAGAGAGAATTCGCCGTGCTATTGAATTGATAAGAAAGTTTGTAGACGGACTGCTTCATCATTAA